A part of Bacillus thuringiensis genomic DNA contains:
- the dhaS gene encoding aldehyde dehydrogenase DhaS, with protein MSQLAVNLHEKVEKFLQGTKKLYVNGSFIESASGKTFKTPNPATGETLAIVSEAGREDIHKAVVAARMAFDEGPWSRMSTAERSRLMYKLADLMEEHKEELAQLETLDNGKPIRETMAADIPLAIEHMRYYAGWATKIVGQTIPVSGDYFNYTRHEAVGVVGQIIPWNFPLLMAMWKMGAALATGCTIVLKPAEQTPLSALYLAELIEEAGFPKGVINIVPGFGESAGQALVNHPLVDKIAFTGSTPVGKQIMRQASESLKRVTLELGGKSPNIILPDADLSRAIPGALSGVMFNQGQVCSAGSRLFVPKKMYDNVMADLVLYSKKLNQGVGLNPETTIGPLVSEEQQKRVMGYIEKGIEEGAEVLCGGSNPFDQGYFVSPTVFADVNDEMTIAKEEIFGPVISAIPFNDIDEVIERANKSQFGLAAGVWTENIKTAHYVASKVRAGTVWVNCYNVFDAASPFGGFKQSGLGREMGSYALNNYTEVKSVWLNLN; from the coding sequence ATGAGTCAACTAGCTGTAAATCTTCATGAAAAGGTAGAAAAGTTTCTTCAAGGTACAAAAAAGTTATATGTGAATGGATCTTTCATTGAAAGCGCTTCCGGTAAAACATTTAAAACACCTAACCCAGCAACTGGCGAAACACTTGCCATCGTTTCTGAAGCTGGTCGCGAAGATATTCATAAAGCTGTCGTTGCAGCTCGCATGGCTTTTGACGAAGGTCCTTGGTCTCGCATGAGCACTGCTGAGCGAAGCCGCCTTATGTACAAGTTAGCTGATTTAATGGAAGAACATAAAGAAGAGCTTGCACAACTCGAAACGTTAGATAACGGAAAGCCAATCCGTGAAACAATGGCAGCAGACATACCGCTCGCAATTGAGCATATGCGCTATTATGCTGGCTGGGCTACGAAAATCGTTGGTCAAACAATTCCTGTTTCCGGTGATTACTTTAACTATACACGCCATGAGGCTGTTGGTGTCGTCGGTCAAATTATTCCTTGGAACTTCCCGCTTCTTATGGCAATGTGGAAAATGGGAGCAGCGCTTGCTACAGGATGTACAATCGTTTTAAAACCTGCAGAACAAACTCCACTATCTGCTCTATACTTAGCTGAATTAATTGAAGAAGCTGGATTCCCGAAAGGTGTTATTAATATCGTACCTGGATTCGGTGAATCAGCTGGACAAGCTCTCGTTAATCATCCACTCGTTGATAAAATTGCATTTACCGGTTCTACTCCAGTCGGTAAACAAATTATGCGACAAGCATCCGAATCATTAAAACGCGTTACACTTGAGTTAGGCGGTAAATCACCAAATATCATCTTGCCAGATGCTGATTTATCTCGCGCGATTCCTGGTGCACTTTCTGGTGTTATGTTTAACCAAGGACAAGTATGCTCTGCTGGATCACGCTTATTTGTTCCGAAGAAAATGTACGATAATGTCATGGCTGATCTCGTCCTCTATTCTAAAAAACTAAATCAAGGTGTCGGTCTTAACCCTGAAACAACAATCGGTCCTCTCGTTTCCGAAGAACAACAAAAACGTGTAATGGGCTACATTGAAAAAGGGATTGAAGAAGGCGCTGAAGTACTTTGCGGAGGTAGTAATCCATTCGATCAAGGCTACTTCGTTTCTCCTACCGTATTCGCTGACGTAAATGATGAAATGACGATCGCAAAAGAAGAAATTTTCGGTCCGGTTATTTCTGCAATACCGTTTAACGATATTGATGAAGTAATTGAACGTGCAAATAAATCACAATTCGGCTTAGCGGCTGGTGTGTGGACAGAAAATATTAAAACAGCACACTATGTTGCAAGTAAAGTACGTGCAGGTACAGTATGGGTTAATTGTTATAACGTATTTGATGCAGCATCTCCATTCGGAGGATTTAAACAATCTGGTCTTGGTCGTGAAATGGGATCTTACGCATTAAATAACTATACAGAAGTGAAGAGCGTTTGGCTCAACTTAAACTAA
- the argH gene encoding argininosuccinate lyase — translation MKQSKEEFIKSEGADFPGRTYVDCVLQHVFHFQRDYLLKDMFQVHKAHIAMLTEENLMKKEEAKVILHALKKIEGIPKDQLLYTEQHEDLFFLVEHLISQEAKCDFVSNMHIGRSRNDMGVTMYRMSLRRYVLRLMEHHLLLQESVLQLAADHKETIMPAYTHTQPAQPTTFGHYTLAIYDTMQRDLERMKRTYKLLNQSPMGAAALSTTSFPIKRDRVAYLLGFTNVIENSYDAVAGADYLLEVSSLLMVIMTNTSRWIHDFLLLATKEYDGITVAKPYVQISSIMPQKRNPVSIEHARAITSSALGEAFTVFQMIHNTPFGDIVDTEDDLQPYLYKGIEKTIRVFCIMNAVIRTMKVEEETLKSRSYKHAITITDFADVLTKNYDIPFRHAHHAASVIANMSLEQQKELHELHLKDVNIYLQENYKIHLLENEWEEIVSPEAFIQKRNVYGGPSKKEMERMIKNRKESFQKEEKVFEREKQRILQAENDLTTLALNIIES, via the coding sequence ATGAAACAAAGTAAAGAAGAGTTTATAAAGAGTGAAGGCGCTGATTTCCCTGGGAGAACATATGTAGATTGTGTATTACAACATGTATTTCATTTTCAGCGAGATTACTTATTAAAAGATATGTTTCAAGTGCATAAAGCGCATATTGCGATGCTGACGGAAGAGAATTTAATGAAAAAGGAAGAAGCTAAAGTTATATTACACGCACTAAAAAAGATAGAGGGAATTCCAAAAGATCAATTGCTATATACAGAGCAGCATGAAGATCTCTTTTTTTTAGTGGAACATTTAATTTCTCAAGAAGCGAAATGCGATTTTGTAAGTAATATGCATATTGGTAGAAGTAGAAATGATATGGGGGTAACGATGTATCGCATGAGTTTAAGGCGATATGTACTACGATTAATGGAGCACCATTTGTTATTGCAAGAAAGTGTATTGCAACTTGCTGCTGACCATAAGGAAACGATTATGCCAGCTTATACACATACACAACCAGCACAGCCAACAACATTTGGTCATTATACGTTAGCGATTTATGATACGATGCAAAGAGATTTAGAACGAATGAAAAGAACGTACAAACTTTTAAATCAGTCCCCAATGGGAGCCGCTGCTCTTTCTACAACAAGTTTCCCGATTAAACGAGACCGAGTGGCCTATTTACTTGGGTTTACAAATGTAATTGAGAACTCATATGATGCTGTTGCTGGAGCGGATTATTTATTAGAGGTTAGTTCGTTACTTATGGTAATTATGACGAATACGAGTAGATGGATTCATGACTTCTTACTATTAGCAACGAAAGAGTATGATGGTATTACTGTTGCGAAGCCATATGTACAAATTAGTAGTATTATGCCGCAAAAGCGAAATCCAGTTTCAATTGAGCATGCGCGTGCGATTACGAGTAGCGCTTTAGGAGAAGCATTTACAGTATTTCAAATGATCCATAATACACCATTTGGCGATATTGTCGATACGGAAGATGATTTGCAGCCGTATTTATATAAAGGAATTGAAAAGACTATTCGCGTTTTTTGTATTATGAATGCAGTTATTCGAACGATGAAAGTAGAAGAAGAAACGTTGAAAAGTCGATCTTATAAACATGCAATTACGATAACTGATTTCGCAGATGTTTTAACAAAAAACTATGACATTCCATTTCGGCATGCGCATCATGCAGCAAGTGTTATTGCAAATATGTCATTGGAGCAACAAAAGGAGCTACATGAATTACATTTAAAAGATGTAAACATATACTTACAAGAAAATTATAAAATACATTTATTAGAAAACGAGTGGGAAGAGATTGTATCGCCAGAAGCTTTCATTCAAAAAAGAAATGTATACGGTGGACCGAGTAAAAAAGAAATGGAGCGCATGATTAAAAATCGAAAAGAGTCATTTCAAAAAGAAGAAAAGGTATTTGAAAGGGAAAAACAAAGAATTTTACAAGCTGAAAATGATTTGACTACGTTAGCTTTGAATATTATTGAATCGTAA
- the fabG gene encoding 3-oxoacyl-ACP reductase FabG — MEFLNGKTAVVTGAAQGIGKEIARVYAKLGAKVLISDVNEEKLQKTTRELSDEGYEVKQYRCDVSNQNDAKSLIEYAVQTFGTLHILVNNAGITRDAMLHKMEKPAWEQVLQVNLTGVFYCMQPALLYMRQQGYGRIINISSISREGNIGQANYAATKAGVVGLTKTAAKEVGSFGITCNAICPGFMDTDMTKTIPDKVKEKMVGAIPVGRIGTPEDIANAAAFLASEYASYITGEVLNVSGGLQA, encoded by the coding sequence ATGGAGTTTTTAAATGGAAAAACAGCTGTAGTAACAGGAGCTGCACAGGGAATTGGAAAAGAGATTGCAAGGGTTTATGCAAAACTAGGGGCGAAAGTATTAATTAGCGATGTAAATGAAGAAAAGCTACAAAAAACGACACGTGAGTTATCAGATGAAGGGTATGAAGTGAAGCAGTATCGTTGTGATGTGAGTAATCAAAATGATGCGAAGTCCTTAATTGAATACGCTGTCCAAACATTTGGTACACTGCATATTTTAGTAAATAATGCAGGGATTACGCGAGATGCAATGTTACATAAGATGGAGAAACCTGCATGGGAACAAGTACTGCAAGTAAATTTAACAGGTGTTTTTTATTGTATGCAGCCAGCGCTTCTTTACATGAGACAACAAGGGTATGGACGCATTATTAATATATCTTCAATTAGTAGAGAAGGAAACATAGGTCAAGCGAATTATGCTGCTACAAAGGCAGGAGTTGTAGGTTTGACGAAAACAGCGGCGAAAGAAGTTGGAAGCTTCGGCATTACGTGTAATGCGATTTGCCCAGGGTTTATGGATACAGATATGACAAAAACGATACCAGATAAAGTAAAAGAAAAGATGGTTGGTGCGATTCCAGTTGGTAGAATTGGAACGCCAGAAGATATTGCGAACGCAGCGGCCTTTTTAGCGTCAGAATACGCATCCTATATTACAGGAGAAGTATTAAATGTGAGCGGGGGACTGCAAGCTTAA
- the panF gene encoding sodium/pantothenate symporter, whose protein sequence is MNWYVIIPMIISFIVVFLIGVYASRRVQATAHNKFLQEYFLGGRELGGLLLAMTMIATYGSASSFIGGPGIAYNMGLGWVLLSAIQVVTGYIVLTVIGKKFAIIARKMEAITLIDYLKGRYNNKAVVILSALCIIIFLFSATVAQWVGGGRLIESLTGLSYTTALFLFTFSVLVYVLIGGFRAVALSDTLLGIIMLVGTTIILIATVIAGGGIEKIMQELVQINPNLITPFGADGSLTKSYVTSFWILIGIGVVGLPQISVRAMSYKNSKAMHQALIIGTVVVGTIMIGMHLTGVFARVVLPGITVPDKVMPLLAMEVLPPWLAGVFLAAPMAAIMSTVNSLLLLVSSSIIKDIYVNYINKDAADSTIRKGSLWITAIVGLLVYAAAIKPPDFLIWLNLFSFGGLEAAFIWPIVLGLYWRKGNATGALASILVGVGSYMCIHLFYPNPFGIHTVVFPICFAFIAYIIGSMSVVKKNSIG, encoded by the coding sequence ATGAATTGGTATGTAATCATTCCAATGATAATTTCGTTTATCGTTGTATTTTTAATTGGTGTATATGCTTCAAGACGCGTGCAAGCAACTGCTCATAATAAATTTTTGCAAGAATATTTTCTTGGCGGTCGTGAGCTTGGCGGTTTATTATTAGCGATGACAATGATTGCTACATACGGTAGTGCTAGTAGCTTTATTGGTGGTCCTGGTATTGCGTACAATATGGGGCTTGGATGGGTACTACTATCTGCGATTCAAGTTGTAACAGGGTATATCGTTTTAACGGTTATCGGTAAAAAGTTTGCAATTATCGCTAGGAAGATGGAAGCCATTACTCTTATCGATTATTTAAAGGGAAGGTACAATAATAAGGCAGTTGTTATACTGTCTGCGTTATGTATTATTATCTTCTTATTTTCAGCAACAGTAGCTCAGTGGGTCGGCGGTGGCCGATTAATTGAGTCGTTAACGGGTCTCTCTTATACAACAGCACTATTTTTATTTACTTTTTCTGTACTTGTGTACGTATTAATTGGTGGATTTCGTGCAGTTGCTTTATCAGATACGTTATTAGGAATCATTATGTTAGTTGGAACGACAATCATTTTAATTGCTACTGTCATTGCTGGTGGTGGAATTGAAAAGATTATGCAGGAACTTGTTCAAATTAACCCGAATTTAATTACACCATTCGGAGCGGATGGTAGTTTAACGAAATCATATGTGACATCATTTTGGATTTTAATTGGAATTGGCGTTGTTGGCTTACCGCAAATTAGTGTGCGTGCCATGTCTTATAAAAATTCAAAAGCTATGCATCAAGCGTTAATAATTGGTACGGTTGTTGTAGGTACCATTATGATTGGTATGCATTTAACAGGTGTATTTGCACGAGTCGTACTTCCGGGTATAACGGTACCGGATAAAGTCATGCCGCTACTCGCGATGGAAGTATTGCCACCTTGGCTAGCTGGTGTTTTCTTAGCTGCGCCAATGGCAGCAATTATGTCTACAGTAAATTCGTTATTGTTACTTGTAAGTTCATCAATTATTAAAGACATATACGTAAATTACATAAATAAAGATGCAGCAGACAGTACAATCAGAAAAGGAAGTTTGTGGATTACTGCTATCGTAGGGCTGCTCGTTTATGCAGCAGCAATTAAACCACCAGATTTTTTAATATGGTTAAATTTATTTTCTTTCGGTGGATTAGAAGCAGCATTCATTTGGCCAATCGTATTAGGGTTATATTGGAGAAAGGGAAATGCAACAGGAGCGCTTGCCTCTATTTTAGTTGGGGTAGGTTCATATATGTGTATTCACCTTTTCTATCCAAATCCGTTCGGTATACATACAGTTGTCTTCCCAATTTGTTTTGCGTTTATCGCTTATATCATTGGAAGTATGAGTGTTGTGAAGAAAAACAGTATAGGTTAG
- a CDS encoding (S)-benzoin forming benzil reductase, translated as MRYVIITGTSQGLGEAIAAQLLEKNTSIISISRRENKDLTKLAAQYNSNCIFHSLDLQDVHHLETNFNEIISSIKEDNVSSIHLINNAGTVAPMKPIEKVESEQFITNVHINLLAPMILTSTFMKHTKDWKVDKRVINISSGAGKNPYFGWGAYCTTKAGVNMFTQCVATEEAEKEYPVKIVAFAPGVVDTSMQAQIRETNKEDFINLDRFIVLKEEGKLLSPEYVAKAIRNLLETEDFPQGEVIRIDE; from the coding sequence ATGCGCTACGTTATCATAACAGGAACTTCACAAGGTTTAGGTGAGGCAATCGCCGCACAATTATTAGAAAAAAATACGAGCATCATCTCTATTTCTAGAAGAGAAAATAAAGATCTTACTAAACTTGCAGCGCAATATAACAGCAATTGCATTTTCCATTCCTTAGATCTTCAAGATGTACATCATTTAGAAACTAACTTTAACGAAATCATTTCATCCATTAAAGAAGACAATGTATCTTCTATTCATTTAATTAATAATGCGGGTACAGTTGCACCTATGAAGCCGATTGAAAAAGTAGAAAGCGAACAATTCATTACGAACGTTCACATTAATTTACTTGCACCTATGATTCTTACCTCCACTTTCATGAAACATACGAAAGACTGGAAAGTAGATAAACGTGTTATAAACATTTCATCTGGCGCAGGAAAAAATCCTTATTTTGGATGGGGCGCTTATTGTACAACGAAAGCTGGTGTAAATATGTTTACACAGTGCGTAGCAACCGAAGAAGCAGAAAAAGAATATCCAGTAAAAATCGTCGCATTTGCACCTGGTGTTGTTGATACAAGTATGCAAGCACAAATTCGTGAAACAAATAAAGAAGACTTCATAAATTTAGACCGCTTCATCGTACTAAAAGAAGAAGGAAAGCTATTATCACCCGAATATGTTGCAAAAGCTATTCGTAATTTACTAGAAACTGAAGACTTCCCTCAAGGCGAGGTTATTAGAATTGATGAATAA
- a CDS encoding YfhD family protein, whose translation MNKKNFKQNKAADGIDVEFSRELADHNDLEANARANAADARQKRQSTEK comes from the coding sequence ATGAACAAAAAAAATTTCAAGCAAAACAAAGCTGCTGATGGCATTGACGTTGAGTTCTCTCGTGAACTCGCTGACCACAATGACTTAGAAGCAAACGCACGTGCAAATGCCGCTGATGCACGTCAAAAACGCCAGTCAACAGAAAAATAA
- a CDS encoding nucleoside hydrolase: MKKVLFLGDPGIDDSLAIMYGIMHPDIDIVGVVTGYGNVTQEKATSNAAYLLQIAGREDIPVINGAKIPLSGDYVTYYPEIHGADGLGPIKPPKAFSPNIKPFCAFFDILEKYKGELIIVDAGRSTTLATAFILEKPMMKYVKEYYIMGGAFLMPGNVTPVAEANFHGDPIASQLVMQNAKNVTLVPLNVTSEAIITPEMVKYITKHSKTNFNKLIEPIFAYYYKAYKKLNPKITGSPVHDVVTMMVAANPSLLDYVYRRVDIDTVGIAKGESIADFRPQPDSKALKNWVRIGWSLHYKKFLEDFVKIMT; encoded by the coding sequence ATGAAAAAAGTATTATTTTTGGGAGACCCGGGAATTGATGACTCTTTAGCCATCATGTATGGAATTATGCATCCTGATATTGATATTGTTGGTGTTGTAACAGGATATGGAAATGTAACGCAAGAAAAGGCGACAAGTAATGCAGCATATTTATTACAAATAGCAGGGCGGGAAGATATACCTGTTATTAATGGTGCAAAAATCCCTTTATCTGGGGACTATGTAACGTATTATCCGGAAATTCATGGGGCAGATGGATTAGGACCGATTAAACCACCAAAAGCTTTTTCGCCAAATATAAAACCTTTTTGTGCTTTTTTTGATATTCTTGAAAAGTATAAAGGAGAATTAATCATTGTGGATGCTGGTAGATCAACGACACTAGCGACAGCATTTATTTTAGAAAAGCCGATGATGAAGTATGTGAAAGAATATTATATAATGGGTGGTGCTTTTTTAATGCCCGGCAATGTGACACCAGTCGCAGAGGCGAATTTTCATGGTGATCCGATTGCATCACAATTAGTTATGCAAAATGCCAAGAATGTGACATTAGTGCCACTTAACGTTACATCTGAAGCAATTATTACGCCAGAGATGGTGAAATATATTACGAAACACTCTAAAACGAATTTTAATAAATTAATTGAACCAATATTTGCGTATTATTATAAAGCGTATAAAAAGTTAAATCCAAAAATAACAGGTAGCCCAGTACATGACGTTGTTACAATGATGGTCGCGGCGAATCCGTCCCTTTTAGATTATGTATATCGCCGAGTCGATATAGATACAGTTGGAATTGCAAAGGGTGAAAGTATTGCTGATTTCCGTCCTCAACCTGACTCAAAAGCTTTAAAGAATTGGGTGCGAATCGGTTGGTCATTGCATTATAAAAAATTTCTTGAAGACTTCGTGAAAATTATGACGTAG
- a CDS encoding YhdT family protein: MKNYHDDPRFRIAHREALIGLGLAIINFIIWYGFAYGLGSKNPSEYTYVFGFPAWFFYSCIVGFIVMVILLSLVVRFVFQDISLDEEEKSEE; this comes from the coding sequence ATGAAGAATTATCATGATGATCCACGCTTTCGAATTGCCCATAGAGAAGCGTTAATTGGTCTTGGACTTGCTATTATTAATTTTATAATATGGTATGGATTTGCTTATGGGCTTGGTAGTAAAAATCCAAGTGAATATACATATGTATTCGGTTTTCCGGCATGGTTTTTTTATAGCTGTATCGTTGGATTTATCGTTATGGTTATTTTACTTAGTTTAGTTGTTCGTTTTGTATTTCAAGATATTTCACTCGATGAGGAAGAAAAAAGTGAGGAATAA
- a CDS encoding GNAT family N-acetyltransferase encodes MIQLHVYEEILTFKEEVTSFLEKNEQENNLILGVLQMVQQPVFMGVAKQEEEIAAVFLQTEEKKQIIVATSEMAEEEIVELANKLTKVYSNVPGLIGNKKIVQKLAEEIAVLENKKTNVVMEQGVYALQQVKKKWNEDGAFREIGGDELPLIEQWIYQFCEDVRLPTTKDEAKQTAHTLITNRRLFGLEVEGKLVSVAAKTRPTTNNITVNFVYTPKEARKKGYASSCVAALSQRMLDEGYKTTTLYTDLANPTSNKIYQEIGYEQIAESVLIFLEK; translated from the coding sequence ATGATTCAATTACATGTATATGAAGAGATTCTTACTTTTAAAGAAGAGGTTACGTCATTTTTAGAAAAGAATGAGCAGGAAAATAATCTCATATTAGGTGTATTACAAATGGTCCAACAACCGGTATTTATGGGGGTAGCAAAACAAGAGGAAGAAATAGCAGCTGTATTTCTTCAAACAGAAGAGAAGAAACAAATCATTGTTGCTACGTCTGAAATGGCAGAAGAGGAGATCGTGGAACTTGCAAACAAATTAACGAAAGTATATTCAAATGTTCCTGGATTGATTGGTAATAAGAAAATTGTACAGAAATTAGCGGAAGAGATTGCCGTGTTAGAAAATAAGAAAACGAATGTTGTAATGGAACAAGGTGTGTATGCATTACAACAGGTTAAGAAGAAGTGGAATGAGGATGGGGCTTTTCGAGAAATAGGTGGTGATGAGCTACCATTAATAGAACAGTGGATTTATCAATTTTGCGAAGATGTAAGGCTTCCTACTACGAAAGACGAAGCGAAACAAACCGCCCATACATTAATTACTAACCGTCGTCTATTTGGTCTAGAAGTAGAAGGAAAGCTTGTTTCTGTAGCTGCAAAAACGAGACCGACTACAAACAATATAACAGTTAATTTCGTATATACGCCGAAAGAAGCACGGAAAAAAGGATACGCATCTAGTTGCGTCGCTGCACTTAGTCAACGAATGCTAGACGAAGGTTACAAAACAACTACATTATATACGGATCTGGCAAATCCGACATCGAATAAAATTTATCAAGAGATTGGTTATGAACAAATTGCGGAGTCTGTGCTCATATTTTTAGAGAAGTAG
- a CDS encoding serine hydrolase: MKKTIVCAVIVGIFVLLISGNFLVKKVWSSNNDDAQYIASFIEEHKDEKNSALLVKRNDKVVYSVNPNVVLPVASTMKLIVALEYTKQVTEGKIDPSSFVSINDLNRYYVPNTDGGAQDRWQKYLQKTDKITEGAVSLEEVAKGMVKFSSNANAEYLMEVLGLDNINRNLQSLSLPAHQPLFPIVSSLYIPGYLHKELHVPKYKIEKKLKEMSQEQYREYAMIIHERLKKKGPLLQKEIPLYLEERYDKIWSDRLPAASANDYMVLLQKANHKGGLTDAEEKVWANIVETDMSAKKYRKTFRHAGQKNGYTPWTVTKAVYAMDKRGNCTEIVFLANNLNEDDSAEIRKHLANLHFQVLQSDKYDATFIK; the protein is encoded by the coding sequence TTGAAAAAAACTATAGTATGCGCAGTAATTGTGGGTATTTTCGTTTTGCTAATATCGGGTAATTTTTTAGTGAAAAAAGTGTGGAGTTCTAATAATGATGATGCACAGTATATCGCATCCTTTATTGAAGAACATAAAGATGAAAAAAATAGTGCGCTTCTAGTAAAGAGAAATGATAAAGTTGTTTATTCTGTCAATCCCAACGTTGTATTACCAGTTGCTAGTACGATGAAATTAATTGTGGCGCTTGAATATACGAAACAAGTTACAGAAGGGAAAATTGACCCGTCTAGTTTCGTTTCCATTAATGATCTGAATCGTTATTACGTACCGAATACAGATGGTGGTGCACAAGATAGATGGCAAAAGTATTTGCAAAAGACAGACAAGATAACAGAAGGAGCGGTTTCTTTAGAAGAAGTGGCAAAAGGAATGGTTAAATTTAGTTCGAATGCGAATGCTGAATATTTAATGGAAGTGTTAGGATTAGATAATATTAATCGTAATTTACAAAGTTTATCGCTTCCAGCACATCAGCCGCTATTTCCAATTGTTTCATCTTTATACATCCCTGGATATTTGCATAAAGAACTACATGTTCCGAAATATAAAATAGAGAAAAAGTTAAAAGAAATGTCTCAAGAGCAATATCGTGAATATGCGATGATCATTCATGAACGCTTAAAAAAGAAAGGGCCATTATTACAGAAGGAAATTCCTCTTTATTTAGAGGAACGTTACGATAAAATTTGGTCAGATCGATTACCAGCAGCTTCTGCAAATGATTATATGGTACTGCTTCAAAAGGCAAATCATAAAGGTGGCCTGACAGACGCTGAAGAAAAAGTGTGGGCGAATATCGTTGAAACAGATATGAGTGCTAAGAAATACCGTAAAACATTTAGACATGCAGGGCAAAAAAATGGCTATACGCCATGGACAGTTACAAAAGCAGTTTATGCGATGGATAAACGCGGGAACTGTACAGAAATTGTGTTCTTAGCAAATAATTTAAATGAGGACGACAGTGCAGAAATACGAAAACATTTAGCGAACTTACATTTCCAAGTGTTGCAAAGTGATAAGTATGATGCGACTTTTATTAAGTAA